The genomic DNA AGCGGTGGTGGTTATATTTGCAAATGATGAATACAATGCAACATTGCCACCCACTAAGATAGAAAGTAAGTCAGACGTCGATACTCTAAAAGGTTACGTAGGCTACGATAGAGCTCAAGGAAGCAGAACAGACTTGTTATTAAAAGAGACGCCTCAAACTATAGATATATTAGATATCAGTAGAAATAAAAGTTATGGACAAAACGACCTTAGCTCGATCCTTGAAGGGACTGCAGGGATAGACACGACTTATGATATGAGAGCAGACAACATTTTTGTCAGAGGCTTCAACGCAGATGCCGGAGATATCTATAGAGACGGTGTTAGAGATAGCGGACAAGTTAGAAGAAGTACGGCAAATATCGAGAGGATAGAGATATTAAAAGGACCCAATTCCGTATTATATGGAAGAGGTGCGGGCGGTGGAGTCATAAATATGGTAAGCAAAGTGGCAAATTTTAACTCTAAAAGCTTGGCCACCGTAGGTTATGGATCATACGATAATAGATACTTTGGACTAGACATGAATCATGTATTCAATGAAAATTTTGCAGCCAGAGTGGTTGGAGATCTAAGAGATAGCAACTCTTATAGAGATTATATAGAAGAAAAAAGTAAAATGATATCGCCTAGTATTATCTATTATAAAGATAATTTTAGCCACCTTTTGGAATATACTTATGATTACGCAAAAAGAGTTCCAGACAGAGGACCGACCAAAGACGTGTATGAACAAATGGGTATAGACTACAAAAAAACTTTTGCTAGGCAAGGGGACATTGTAGAAGATAGACTGCAAATGTATAGATCAAAACTGAATTATGATTTTAGCGACAAAATGTATATTGAATGGGTTTTGGCTTACAGAAAAGCTAATCAAAGCTTTGATCACTATTTTGGTGGTAAATACGACCCAAAAACTAAACTTTTATCTCAAAGTTATGCTTGGCAAAATACAGATAATAGCACGTTTTTAAATTCAATTAGCGCAAATTTCGACTTTGACACATTTGAAAAAAGAAATAAACTACTTTTAGGCTATGATTTCCAAATAGAAAAAAGAGAGCCGCTAATTGGTATAAAAAGAAATCAAAATATAGATCCATTTAGTCCGCGAATAAGTTGGGGCAGGATAAATACTCCAGCAGCAAGCATTAGCAACAAGCATAAAGCCACGAATCACGGAGTATTTGTGCAAGAGTTATTTTATATCACAGATAGTTTAAAATTTGCTTTAGGAGGTAGGCTAGACGAGTATAAATTTAGTTCAAAAGATATCAAGAATAAAAGCAATGAGTATAAAGGAGACAATTTCAGCTATAATTATGGATTAGTTTATGATATAAATTCTCAGCACACAGCTTACGCCGCGTATAATAAAAGTTTTTCTCCATATGGAGGCAATGGTTATGTTGGTATATCTACCACAACTGATCCAAAAGGATTTAATACAAAACCTGAAAACTCACAGCAATATGAAGTAGGTATAAAAAGCGACTGGTTAAATAACTCTATAAGTACAACTCTATCAACTTATGTGCTAGAGCATTACAACATAAGATATAGACCAGATCCGATAAATGATCCGTTCACATACGCAATTAGAGGTAAAGAACAGTCTAAAGGCGTGGAATTTAGTGCGATCGGTAAAATATCAGACAATGTTTATATAAGAAGCTCGGTTGGTTTTATGAAAGCTAGAGTAAAAAAAGATAAACAAAATCCTTTAAACGAAGGTCGTCACCTAAGTGGAACAGGGAATTTTAATACAAATGTATTTATAAGATACATACCTATCAAAGATCTATATGCGGAGATTGGCGCAGTACATTCGTCTAAAAAATTTTATTATAGCAGCGATGGAAAAGAGATAAATTTAGATGGTTTTACTAGATATGATGCTCTAGTCGGCTATAACTATAAAAATCTAAATTTAAGCTTCGCCGTGCAGAATTTATTTGATAAAAAATACTGGAGAAGTTCGGCAATGCCCGGTACACCTAGAAATTTTATGGCAAATATATCTTATAAATTTTAGTTATTTTACCGATATATATGATATTTGATAAGTATTTCAATGTGAACAAACCCTATTTAATTTAAAGTCTTGCAGCAAAAAAATATCATCACATCTGCTTGCAAGGCTTTCATCATGAGTTACTAACACCAAAGCCGCATTTTCATTTTTAACATAATCAAATATAACATTCATAACTTCGTTTGCCGTATTTTTATCCAAATTTCCAGTTGGCTCGTCTGCAAATATGATACGCGGTTTTTTGCTCATAACTCTTGCTATGCTAACTCGTTGCTGCTGTCCGCCGCTAAGTTCGCCGATTTTTTGGTTTATCACGTGGTCTATTTTTAATTTTTCTAAAAGCTCGGTGTCGATTTTATGTCCACTTAAGATATTTGCAAGTTCGATATTTTCATAAGCGTTAAAACCTTTAAAAAGATAATGTGCTTGAAAAATTATCCCAAAATCAAGCCTTCTAATTTTTAAAAGTTCACTTTCATTTATATTATAAATCGATTTTTCATTATATATAACTTCACCGCCAACAGGCTTTAAAAGTGTGGAAAGAATGTGCAAGATAGTAGATTTCCCGCTACCGCTCACGCCGGTTATGGCTGTCGTGGTAGAAGGAAAAATTTCTAAATTTAAATCATTAAAAAGCGGATAATCAAATTTATGAGATAAATTTACCGCTTTTAGCATTATTAAGCCATTTGAGCTGCTACTTCAGCTGCAAAATCTTCACTTTTTTTCTCTAAACCTTCACCTACTTCAAAGCGAACATAGCTTACGATTTCTACTTTTCCGCCTACTTTTTTAGCCTCATCCGCAATGGCTTGCTCTACTGTTTTTTTATCATCCATTACGTAAAACTGTCCTAAAAGAGTAAGGCGTTGATCAAGTTGAGTATTATCTGCTATATATCTATCGATTTGTCCGGGTAAAATTTTATCCCAGATAGCCTCAGGTTTGCCTTGTTTTTTAAGCTCCGCTTTTAAATTCTCAGTTGCTTTTGCTATGATATCATCTGTTAATTGAGCGCGACTGGCAAACTCAGGAATTTTGTGAAGCGGTTTTTTAAGACGAACCAACTCTTCATTCTCTTTTTCAAGCTCGCCTTTAAGTGCTAGATACTCTTTTTCTACAAAATCGGCATCAAACTCCTTGTAGCTTATAACTTGAGGTTTCATAGCAGCTGCGTGCATACAAAGATTTCTTAAAAAATCATGAATTTTCGCTGCTGTTTCTTCACTGTCGCAAGCTGCGCCTATTAAAACACCAACACGACTATTTGAATGGATATATCCAGCTACGATGCCACCTTTTGCTGCTTTTATAGTTTCAAATCTTCTTACAACCAAATTCTCGCCGATAGTTGCGATTTGGCTTTGAAAATACTCTTCAAATTTAACACCATTAATAGAACTCTCTTTTAGCTCTTCAACCGTATTTATAGAGTTTGTTTGAACATGAATGGTAGTGTTTTTAACTAAATCAACAAAAGTCGCATTTTTAGCTACGAAATCCGTTTCTGAGTTGATCTCAGTTATAGTTGCAGTTTTATTATTCTCACTTACGACTACGCTGACAAGTCCTTCGCTCGCTAAACGATCAGCTTTTTTAGCCGCTTTGCCAAGACCTTTTTCCCTTAATATATCAACTGCTTTTTGCATATCTCCGTTTGATTCTTGAAGCGCTTTTTTGCAGTCCATCATACCGGCTCCGGTACTTTCACGAAGCTCTTTTACCATACTTGCACTTATTTCCATTATTGCTCCTCAAAGTCAGCTTCGCTCATAGCCTCAGCTACTACTTCGTCTTTTTCCTCTTGACTTACTGGCTCTACTTGCTCTGCTTCGTCTTGGTCTCTCAAAGCTTTTCCTTCGTTTATAGCCTCAGCCATCTCTTGACAAAATAGCTGAACGCTTCTTATAGCATCGTCATTTCCCGGAATTGGAAAATCAACTATATCAGGATCGCAGTTAGTATCTATAGGAGCAACGACCGGCATTCTTAATTTATTTGCTTCAGCAACTGCAATTTTCTCTTTTACGGTATCTATAACAAAAACCATATCAGGCAGGCTTTTCATATTTCTAATACCGCCTAAAGTTGCTAAAAGCTTCTCTTTTTTGCGTCTTAGCATCAAAGCTTCTTTTTTAGTAAGTAAATTTATAGAGCCGTCTTCTTCCATGGCTTCTATAACTTCTAATTTTCTTATTGATTGTTTAATTGTTCCAAAATTTGTCATCATACCGCCAAGCCATCTGTGATTTACATATGGCATTCCGCATTTTTCGGCGTATTCTTTTATAGCAACGCCCACTTGCTTCTTAGTTCCTACGAATAATACGGTTTTACCCTCAGCTGCAGCGTCTCTAACAATGTTATATGTATATCTAAAGTATCTTATAGTCTTTTGAAGGTCAATTATATAAATACCTTTTCTCTCACCAAAAATGAACTTTTTCATCTTTGGATTCCAGCGTCTTGTTTGGTGGCCAAAATGCACACCACACTCTAATAAATCTCTCATAGTAACCATGAGTTTCTCCTTAAAAAATATTTAGTTTCTTCCTCTGTGCTCCTTAGTGGCGTTTTTACCACAACTAAAAAAGGATTAGCACATGTGAAATGAAGTTCGTATTTTATCTAAATCAAGCTTATTATTTCATAAAAATTAGTTTAAATTTAGAGCTACTTGCTTAGCTGAGAATTATCTCTTATCTCTTCTAAAGCAGTAAAAATTTCAGCTATTTTTTCTAAATTTGACTCATCTATAATAATCTCTCTTGGAGCAAATAAAATCTCTAAAATCCGCATATTTGAGGTAAAATCCACACTGAATTTTTTCGCGTTTAAAGATATATTGTATAACTCTAGATCTTCTTGTTTAAACTCTTTGTACGCACTTATCATGATAATCCATCCTTAAGCATTATAAATCCACAAAATCTACCGGTTACGCCGTCTTTTCTATATGAAAAAAATCTCTCGTCGCAATGGGTGCAAATCCCGCTAAACTCATAATCTCTCACGCCCAAACTATCAAGTTCGTATTTTAATGCTGCATTCATATCAAATTTAGTTTTATTTTTAAATTTGTTAAACTCTCCCAAATCCAAATCCCCTATATCGTAACAATTTCCGCTTATATTTGCACCGATTATCACTTTTAAATTTAGTGATTCCGAACCCATTTTTTTGATAGTTTTTGAAACTATGTGTGAGACTACTCCGGCTCTACCTGCGTGGATAGCAGCTATCTTTTTTGTGAATTTATCATAAACAAGAACAGGCGAACAATCAGCCGTAATAGTGCATAATGCCACATTTTTCAGCTTAGTAATAATAGCATCACAAGGAGAAATTTCATCATCAATGCTAGATATCTCACAAACTATATCAGAGTGAATTTGATCCATAAAAATAAGCTTTTTCGCACCGATTTTTTGTTTTAAAATTTCTCTGTTTTCAAACACGTTTTTTATATCATCGCCTACATGAGTAGCCAAATTCAAACTTTCATAAATGCCGCTTGAAACACCACCATCTTTGGTGCTAAATCCGGCTAAAACATCATTACCATCAATACAAACTAGCATAAAAATCCGCCTCTTGCCACGATAAATCGCCACTGTTTTTTTTATCTTTCATAGATAAAATTCTATCTGCATAACGAGCCAAAAGATCGGTTTCTACATTTACTTTACGACCGACTTTAAACTCGCCAAAAAGACTATCTTTCAAGCTTAATGGAATAATCGTAAGCCTTATACTATCTTTAAAAACTTCATTTATCGTAAGACTCACGCCATCAACTGCTATACTGCCTTTGTTTGAAACAAGATGCATAACGTTTGAGGGAAGTTTTATGTAGAAATTCGTTCCGCTTTGCAATGTTTCAATTTTTATTATCTCTCCAACGGCATCAATGTGACCTTGCATAAGATGTCCATCAACCCTATGAGATAGTTTCATAGCAGGCTCTATATGTACTTTTCCTCTATAGTTTTGCAGTGCCAAATGCTCTTTACTTTCGCTACTAAGCTCTACGCTAAATCCGGTTTCGCTCACGCTAGTCACACTCAAACAAGCTCCGTTTACGGCAATGCTATCTCCTAAATTTGGCTTATAGTTCGCTTTAAGAGTTAATGTTTTTCCATCAAATTTAATAACCTCAGCTATCTCCCTGATCAATCCATTAAACATAATTTATCCTAAATTTAATGTAGCAATTATACGAAATTTATACTTTTTTTACTCTAAATTTGATACAATCCCTGACTCCAACAAATAACAAGGTTTGAAATTATGAATTATGATGTAATAGTTGTAGGCGGCGGACACGCTGGTATAGAAGCTTCTTTAGCAGCTGCAAAAATGGGTGCTAAAACTCTGCTTATAACCATACTAGCCGAGCAAATCGGAGCTGCTAGCTGCAACCCTGCAATAGGAGGTCTTGCAAAAGGTCATTTAGTAAAAGAGATAGACGCGCTCGGCGGTCAAATGGGGCTTACTACAGATGCTTGCGGAATTCAGTTTCGTCTTTTAAATGAGAGCAAAGGTCCGGCCGTGCGCGGAAGCAGAGCGCAAATCGATATGGATAGATATAGAGTTTATATGAGAAATCTTTTGTTAAATACTCCAAATTTAGAGGTTACTCAAGAGATCGCAACAGAGATTTTAACAAAAGATAATAACATAATCGGCGTAAAAACCCACCTTGATAATAACTACGGCACAAAAAAACTCATTATAACAACAGGAACTTTCTTAAACGGACTTATCCATGTTGGATTCAATAAACTTGAAGCCGGACGCGTCGGAGAACTAAGCAGCAAATCTCTTTCCGCGTCTCTAAAAAGTTTAAATTTAGAAATGGGCAGGCTAAAAACCGGAACTTGTCCTAGAGTTTTAGCAAAAAGTATTGATTTTAGCGTACTTGAAAGACAAGATGGAGATCAAGATCCAACTCCATTTAGTTTTCGTACAAAAGAATTTAATAAAACCCAACTACCTTGCTACATCGCCTATACGAACGAGAAAACTCATGAAATAATACGTTCGAATTTTGATAGAGCACCGCTATTTACAGGTCAGATTGAAGGTATAGGTCCAAGATATTGTCCAAGTATCGAAGATAAAATAAATAGATTTGGAGATAGGGAGCGCCATCATCTTTTTATCGAACCTCAAACACGAGAAGCTACAGAATACTATATAAATGGTTTTTCAACTAGTTTACCATATGATGCTCAAGTCGAAATGCTTCGCTCAGTAAAAGGTTTTCAAAATGCCAAAATAGTCCGTCACGGATATGCTATAGAGTATGATTATGTCTCTCCGACAGAGCTCAAACATACTCTTGAAACAAAAAAAATAAACGGTCTTTATCTAGCCGGTCAGATAAACGGAACTACCGGATACGAAGAAGCGGCCGCTCAAGGACTTATGGCAGGTATAAATGCGGCTTTAAATTTAAAAACGAGAGAGCCGCTGATCTTGCGACGAGATGAGAGTTATATCGGCGTTCTTATAGATGATCTAGTTACAAAAGGCACAAAAGAGCCTTATAGAATGTTTACTAGTCGCGCCGAGTATCGTTTGCTTTTAAGAGAAGATAACGCAAACTTAAGACTTAGCAAATATGGCTACAACGTAGGATTGCTACCAAAAGAGGCTTTCGAAGAGATGCTTAAGTTAAAATCGAATTTAGAAAAAGGAATGGAGATCTTATTAACAAAAGATATGAGTCCAAACAAGGAAAATTTAGAGTTTCTAGCTAGCATAGATGAGGATATTATAAATGAAAAAGTTCCGCTTCAAAAGATAGCCGCTAGAAAATCTTTTACAATAGAAAAATTACGCAAATTAAACGAGTTTTTCTTAAATTTAGATGACAAATCGCTAAATCAGATATTAACAGAGGCAAAATACTATCATTATATAGCTCAACAACAAATAGAAGTTGAAAAAATGAAAGGACTTTTGGATATTAAAATTCCTAAGAGTCTTGAGTTCAAAAGCATAAGTGGACTAAGCAACGAAGTCGTAGAAAAACTAAATAAATTTGCTCCGCCGACACTTGCGGCGGCTTCGAACATCAGCGGTATAACTCCGGCCGCCATAGATATTTTGCATATTGCCATAAAATATCATTGTCAAAAAACAAAGTAAATTAGTATGATTTCTATATCCTAGATTATAGGAGTTATGGTATGCAAAAATCTTTTTTGACCTAGATTAAACAAATTCACTCTATTGGCTATTTTTAGATTATGAACATCTTGTACCGCATTTTTTGATAAAAAAGACAAAACTTCACAATAATACAAAAAATATTGAATAATAAATTTATACCCATAAAAGAGTGAATTAATACGGTTAAATAAATTTTTAATTTTAAAATGATAAAATTACAAGTTGTCAAGTGGTTTTCGCTTCTTTATTTAGCAAACTATTATGCTAAATAAAAAACTTAAATTTAAGCTCTCCACTTACTCATCAAATATTTTTAAATTTGATTAAAAAATATATATCAATCAAATTGAAAGGAAAGAAATGTCTGTAGACAAGCAAGAAAGACGGGATTTCATCGGCATGGCATTTGGTGCCGTTGCTGCAGTAGGCGGTGTCTTTGCTCTTGTTGGTATGAAAAAGACTTGGGATCCGCTTCCTAGCGTAAAAGCAGCTGGATTTACGATTGTAGATTTAAGCCCTATGCAAGCCGGAGAGTTCCGTCAAGTCGAGTGGCGTAAAAAACCGATTTTCATCATCAAAAAAGATGCACAGATGAAAGCAAACCCGGCTAGAGATGTAGTTATCGGGGAAGATAAATATATGTTGGCTATAGGGCTTTGCACACACCTTGGCTGTATTCCTAGCTGGAGCGCGAGCGATAAGATATTTAAATGTGCGTGCCACGGTGGAGAGTTTGACTCAAGCGGAGTTAATACTTTTGGACCGCCACCTCGTCCATTAGATATCCCGCCATTTAAAATAGACGGCACAAAACTTGTTTTAGGCGAAGAAGGTCCTGAATACAAGAAACTTGTCGGCATAGCGTAAGGGGGATAAAATGGCACATATTACAAAAGCTACAAGCGTTCGCGATTGGTTTGATCAAAGAATCGCAATTACGAAATTATGGAATGTTCTTGCTGGTCAGTATTGGATTCCGAAAAATATAAATTTTCTTTGGGCTATGGGTGTTATACTCACGGTACTATTTACTATATTATTTATAACCGGACTTCTGCTAGTTATGTACTATAAACCAGATGCAAATTTAGCATTTGATAGCGTAAATTATACTATCATGAAAGAAGTTGAGTATGGTTGGCTATGGCGTCATATGCACGCAGTAGCGGCTTCGGTTATATTTTTAATTCTTTATATCCACGCATTTGTTGGAATTTATTACGGTTCTTATAAAAAAGGGCGTGAGATGATATGGATAAGCGGAATGTTGCTTTTCCTTATATTCTCAGCTGAAGCATTTAGCGGATATATGCTTCCTTGGGGTCAAATGAGTTACTGGGCTGCGCAAGTTATCACTCAGCTATTTGGCGGTATTCCGATCATTGGAGACGCTGTTGTAGAATGGATAAGAGGCGATTACGCGGTTAGCGATCCTACGCTTACTAGATTTTTTATGCTGCACGTATGTTTGCTTCCTATAGTCATCATAATGGTTATAGCTATCCACTTTTATACTTTAAGAATACCTCACGTAAATAACTTAGAAGGCGAAGAGATAGATTTTGAACTTGAAGCAGAAAAATATCTAAATGGAAATAAAAAAGAATCAAAAGTTATAGCATTTTGGCCAGATTTTTTAAGTAAAGATTTTATGTATATATCATTTTTTATGATATTCTTTTTCTACTTAGTAAGCTTCCACTTCGGCTTTGCTATGGATCCTATAAATTTCGATCCGGCAAACGCTGCAAAAACTCCACCTCATATATATCCTGAGTGGTATTTCTTATGGCAATATGAAATTTTACGT from Campylobacter fetus subsp. fetus includes the following:
- the rpsB gene encoding 30S ribosomal protein S2 — encoded protein: MVTMRDLLECGVHFGHQTRRWNPKMKKFIFGERKGIYIIDLQKTIRYFRYTYNIVRDAAAEGKTVLFVGTKKQVGVAIKEYAEKCGMPYVNHRWLGGMMTNFGTIKQSIRKLEVIEAMEEDGSINLLTKKEALMLRRKKEKLLATLGGIRNMKSLPDMVFVIDTVKEKIAVAEANKLRMPVVAPIDTNCDPDIVDFPIPGNDDAIRSVQLFCQEMAEAINEGKALRDQDEAEQVEPVSQEEKDEVVAEAMSEADFEEQ
- a CDS encoding riboflavin synthase — encoded protein: MFNGLIREIAEVIKFDGKTLTLKANYKPNLGDSIAVNGACLSVTSVSETGFSVELSSESKEHLALQNYRGKVHIEPAMKLSHRVDGHLMQGHIDAVGEIIKIETLQSGTNFYIKLPSNVMHLVSNKGSIAVDGVSLTINEVFKDSIRLTIIPLSLKDSLFGEFKVGRKVNVETDLLARYADRILSMKDKKNSGDLSWQEADFYASLY
- a CDS encoding TonB-dependent receptor translates to MKKFVFFSILAVVVIFANDEYNATLPPTKIESKSDVDTLKGYVGYDRAQGSRTDLLLKETPQTIDILDISRNKSYGQNDLSSILEGTAGIDTTYDMRADNIFVRGFNADAGDIYRDGVRDSGQVRRSTANIERIEILKGPNSVLYGRGAGGGVINMVSKVANFNSKSLATVGYGSYDNRYFGLDMNHVFNENFAARVVGDLRDSNSYRDYIEEKSKMISPSIIYYKDNFSHLLEYTYDYAKRVPDRGPTKDVYEQMGIDYKKTFARQGDIVEDRLQMYRSKLNYDFSDKMYIEWVLAYRKANQSFDHYFGGKYDPKTKLLSQSYAWQNTDNSTFLNSISANFDFDTFEKRNKLLLGYDFQIEKREPLIGIKRNQNIDPFSPRISWGRINTPAASISNKHKATNHGVFVQELFYITDSLKFALGGRLDEYKFSSKDIKNKSNEYKGDNFSYNYGLVYDINSQHTAYAAYNKSFSPYGGNGYVGISTTTDPKGFNTKPENSQQYEVGIKSDWLNNSISTTLSTYVLEHYNIRYRPDPINDPFTYAIRGKEQSKGVEFSAIGKISDNVYIRSSVGFMKARVKKDKQNPLNEGRHLSGTGNFNTNVFIRYIPIKDLYAEIGAVHSSKKFYYSSDGKEINLDGFTRYDALVGYNYKNLNLSFAVQNLFDKKYWRSSAMPGTPRNFMANISYKF
- a CDS encoding ABC transporter ATP-binding protein, whose translation is MLKAVNLSHKFDYPLFNDLNLEIFPSTTTAITGVSGSGKSTILHILSTLLKPVGGEVIYNEKSIYNINESELLKIRRLDFGIIFQAHYLFKGFNAYENIELANILSGHKIDTELLEKLKIDHVINQKIGELSGGQQQRVSIARVMSKKPRIIFADEPTGNLDKNTANEVMNVIFDYVKNENAALVLVTHDESLASRCDDIFLLQDFKLNRVCSH
- the pgeF gene encoding peptidoglycan editing factor PgeF, encoding MLVCIDGNDVLAGFSTKDGGVSSGIYESLNLATHVGDDIKNVFENREILKQKIGAKKLIFMDQIHSDIVCEISSIDDEISPCDAIITKLKNVALCTITADCSPVLVYDKFTKKIAAIHAGRAGVVSHIVSKTIKKMGSESLNLKVIIGANISGNCYDIGDLDLGEFNKFKNKTKFDMNAALKYELDSLGVRDYEFSGICTHCDERFFSYRKDGVTGRFCGFIMLKDGLS
- the mnmG gene encoding tRNA uridine-5-carboxymethylaminomethyl(34) synthesis enzyme MnmG encodes the protein MNYDVIVVGGGHAGIEASLAAAKMGAKTLLITILAEQIGAASCNPAIGGLAKGHLVKEIDALGGQMGLTTDACGIQFRLLNESKGPAVRGSRAQIDMDRYRVYMRNLLLNTPNLEVTQEIATEILTKDNNIIGVKTHLDNNYGTKKLIITTGTFLNGLIHVGFNKLEAGRVGELSSKSLSASLKSLNLEMGRLKTGTCPRVLAKSIDFSVLERQDGDQDPTPFSFRTKEFNKTQLPCYIAYTNEKTHEIIRSNFDRAPLFTGQIEGIGPRYCPSIEDKINRFGDRERHHLFIEPQTREATEYYINGFSTSLPYDAQVEMLRSVKGFQNAKIVRHGYAIEYDYVSPTELKHTLETKKINGLYLAGQINGTTGYEEAAAQGLMAGINAALNLKTREPLILRRDESYIGVLIDDLVTKGTKEPYRMFTSRAEYRLLLREDNANLRLSKYGYNVGLLPKEAFEEMLKLKSNLEKGMEILLTKDMSPNKENLEFLASIDEDIINEKVPLQKIAARKSFTIEKLRKLNEFFLNLDDKSLNQILTEAKYYHYIAQQQIEVEKMKGLLDIKIPKSLEFKSISGLSNEVVEKLNKFAPPTLAAASNISGITPAAIDILHIAIKYHCQKTK
- a CDS encoding cytochrome b translates to MAHITKATSVRDWFDQRIAITKLWNVLAGQYWIPKNINFLWAMGVILTVLFTILFITGLLLVMYYKPDANLAFDSVNYTIMKEVEYGWLWRHMHAVAASVIFLILYIHAFVGIYYGSYKKGREMIWISGMLLFLIFSAEAFSGYMLPWGQMSYWAAQVITQLFGGIPIIGDAVVEWIRGDYAVSDPTLTRFFMLHVCLLPIVIIMVIAIHFYTLRIPHVNNLEGEEIDFELEAEKYLNGNKKESKVIAFWPDFLSKDFMYISFFMIFFFYLVSFHFGFAMDPINFDPANAAKTPPHIYPEWYFLWQYEILRGFFFDIGPLKAADIGLLAFSFAGISLFFMPLYDRSDVVAPAHKRKGFFIWFWLLIIDLIILTVYGKLPPTGFNAWIGFFSSIAYLLLLLVVLPIVTIMERKGNK
- the petA gene encoding ubiquinol-cytochrome c reductase iron-sulfur subunit, giving the protein MSVDKQERRDFIGMAFGAVAAVGGVFALVGMKKTWDPLPSVKAAGFTIVDLSPMQAGEFRQVEWRKKPIFIIKKDAQMKANPARDVVIGEDKYMLAIGLCTHLGCIPSWSASDKIFKCACHGGEFDSSGVNTFGPPPRPLDIPPFKIDGTKLVLGEEGPEYKKLVGIA
- the tsf gene encoding translation elongation factor Ts, with the protein product MEISASMVKELRESTGAGMMDCKKALQESNGDMQKAVDILREKGLGKAAKKADRLASEGLVSVVVSENNKTATITEINSETDFVAKNATFVDLVKNTTIHVQTNSINTVEELKESSINGVKFEEYFQSQIATIGENLVVRRFETIKAAKGGIVAGYIHSNSRVGVLIGAACDSEETAAKIHDFLRNLCMHAAAMKPQVISYKEFDADFVEKEYLALKGELEKENEELVRLKKPLHKIPEFASRAQLTDDIIAKATENLKAELKKQGKPEAIWDKILPGQIDRYIADNTQLDQRLTLLGQFYVMDDKKTVEQAIADEAKKVGGKVEIVSYVRFEVGEGLEKKSEDFAAEVAAQMA